The segment GATGTTCGCGGGCCTGTGTCAGCACCTGGATCGTGACGTCGTCCGGGATGACGTCATCCTCGATGAGGTGTCGGACGAAGTCGAAGTCCGTCTGGCTGGCCGACGGGAAGCCGACCTCGATCTCCTTGTAGCCCATGCCGACGAGCAGGTCGAACATGATGCGCTTGCGCTCGGGGCTCATCGGGTCGATGAGGGCCTGATTGCCGTCGCGCAGATCGACCGCGCACCAGCGGGGGGCCTGGGTGATGCGCGCATCCGGCCACGAGCGATCGGGCAGATCGACGCGGATCTGCTCGTGATACGGCCGATACTTGTGGATCGGCATGCCCGAGGGGCGCTGGGTGTTCTTCATGTCGCTTCTTCTCTTCCACGTCTGAGGGACGGGCCGACGCCGAGCTCCGCGACGAGGGTGGCCCTAGATCGAGGCCTCGCCGCGGCGGCTAAGGAGAAGAAGCAGGCCGGCGCGCATGCCGCCATGCTAGCAGGCTCAGAAACCCAGGCGACGCAGCTGTTTCGGGTCGCGCTGCCACTCCTTGGCGATGCGCACGTGCAGGGAGAGGTACACGCGCGTGCCCAGCAGCGGCTCGATCTGCGAACGGGCGCGGGCTCCGACATCCCGCAGGCGCGAACCGCGGTGGCCGATGATGATCGCCTTCTGGCTGTCGCGCTCGACGACGATGTCGGCGAAGACGTCGGTCAGGTCGCTGTCCTCGCGGTGCGCGATGTCCTGGACGACCACCGCGATCGAGTGCGGCAGTTCGTCCCGGACTCCTTCCAGTGCGGCCTCCCGGATGATCTCCGCGACGCGATCGTCCACGGATTCGTCGGTGACCACGTCATCGGGGTAGAGCGACGGTCCCTCCGGCATGAGGGCGAGCACCTCGTCGCTGAGGACGTCGAGCTGCGTCCGGGTCAGGGCCGACAGCGGTATGACGGCGGCCCAGTCCTCGCGCAGGGCGTCGACCTCCATCAGTCTCTCGGTGACCTGTTCGCGGGTGGCCGCGTCGATCTTCGTGACGATGGCGATCTTCTTCGCGCGCGGATAGCCCGTCAGCGAAGCCGCGATCCGGCGGTCGCCGGGACCGACGGGGTCGGTGGCCGGAACGCAGAATCCGATCACGTCGACGTCGCCGAGCACGTCGTCGACGAGATCGTTGAGCCGCTGACCGAGAAGGGTGCGCGGCTTGTGGATGCCGGGAGTGTCGACGATGACCAGTTGACCGCCCGGGCGGTTGACGATCCCCCGGATCGCCCGGCGCGTGGTCTGCGGCTTCTCGCTCGTGATGGCGATCTTCTCGCCGACGAGGGCGTTCATGAGGGTGGACTTGCCGACGTTGGGCCGGCCGACGAAGGTCACGAATCCGGAGCGCGACGCGTTCGGCGCATCCGAGGGATCGGCGGTCATCGTGCTCCTGCTTCCCGTTCGCTGTGCTCGCGCTCCCGCGCGGCAGTGGCCTCTTCCGTCCGTTCGACGAAGACGGTCGCGAGACCGCGCCCGCGTCCCCGCGACGTGCCCCCCGTCATCACGAGGCCGAGATACTCGGCGGTTGCGCCGGGCTGCGGCACCTGTCCGAGGGCCTTGCCGAGAAGGCCGCCGATCGAGTCGACGTCCTCGTCCTCCAGTTCGATCCCGAACAGATCGCCCACCGCGTCCAGGCCGAGTCGGGCACTGACCCGGTAGCGGCCGGGGTCGACCTCGACGACCTCGTCGGCGCGCGGGTCGTACTCGTCGGAGATCTCCCCCACGAGCTCCTCGATGATGTCCTCGAGCGTGATCAGGCCCGACACGCCCCCGTACTCGTCGACGACGAGGCAGACGTGCACCGCATCCCGCTTCATCTGCTGGAGCAGGGTCTCGGCGCGCATCGATTCGGGGACGAACACGGCCTTCCGGGCGATGCGCGTGACCGGGGCGTCGCGCCAGCCGGACTCGTCGCGGAACCCGAACTGCACGAGGTCCTTGAGATACAGCA is part of the Microbacterium sp. ET2 genome and harbors:
- the era gene encoding GTPase Era, whose product is MTADPSDAPNASRSGFVTFVGRPNVGKSTLMNALVGEKIAITSEKPQTTRRAIRGIVNRPGGQLVIVDTPGIHKPRTLLGQRLNDLVDDVLGDVDVIGFCVPATDPVGPGDRRIAASLTGYPRAKKIAIVTKIDAATREQVTERLMEVDALREDWAAVIPLSALTRTQLDVLSDEVLALMPEGPSLYPDDVVTDESVDDRVAEIIREAALEGVRDELPHSIAVVVQDIAHREDSDLTDVFADIVVERDSQKAIIIGHRGSRLRDVGARARSQIEPLLGTRVYLSLHVRIAKEWQRDPKQLRRLGF